A genomic region of Miscanthus floridulus cultivar M001 chromosome 3, ASM1932011v1, whole genome shotgun sequence contains the following coding sequences:
- the LOC136542854 gene encoding uncharacterized protein, with protein sequence MASVRAGVFLRSRSANGTLPYFSSLRWFCAGFSDLVYLVCFLLFLEHFSLLFFFQVFPDGFFPAGGKSLIEGIFLLPHFEWFQFNNEFTEYTNLDECISYLCDYMVKNRPFDGLLGFSQGKVLRDHPPIKFMVSISGCKFRDPSICDVVYKDLIKVKSVHFIGEKDWLKVHSEELASVFDEPLIIRHPQGHTVPRLDDESVKQLSEWSSSCVLEDLKSADVMRHSGKPSDKEATGVKFAENLVKALVVRGTCLIACVLHWQNNKSLSCSCSLQLKQMAPDIQLSLCPSPTCWAWSHGLCSMTVVCQT encoded by the exons ATGGCTTCCGTACGAGCGGGAGTTTTTTTAAGAAGCAGAtcagcaaatggcacccttccaTATTTCAGCAGTTTGAGATGGTTCTGCGCTGGATTCAGTGATCTGGTCTATTTGGTTTGCTTCCTTCTTTTTCTTGAGCATTTTTCTTTACTGTTTTTTTTTCAGGTCTTCCCTGATGGCTTCTTCCCAGCTGGTGGAAAGTCATTGATAGAGGGAATATTTCTGCTGCCGCACTTTGAGTGGTTCCAGTTCAATAAT GAATTCACTGAATACACAAATCTGGACGAGTGCATTTCATATCTATGTGATTACATGGTGAAAAATAGACCTTTTGATGGCCTGCTCGGATTCTCCCAG GGCAAGGTGCTGAGGGATCATCCGCCAATTAAGTTCATGGTCTCAATATCTGGGTGCAAGTTCAGGGACCCAAGCATCTGTGATGTCGTCTACAAAGAcctgatcaaggtgaaatcagtGCATTTTATTGGAGAAAAGGACTGGCTCAAGGTACATTCCGAGGAGCTGGCTTCTGTCTTTGATGAGCCTCTCATCATAAGGCATCCTCAGGGCCACACCGTCCCTAGGCTTG ATGACGAATCTGTGAAACAGCTTTCTGAATGGAGCTCATCATGCGTCCTAGAAGACCTTAAGAGTGCAGATGTCATGAGGCATTCAGGAAAACCATCTGATAAGGAGGCTACTGGTGTGAAATTCGCAGAAAACCTGGTGAAAGCTTTAGTAGTGCGTGGAACTTGTTTGATCGCGTGTGTATTGCATTGGCAAAACAATAAATCGTTATCTTGTAGTTGTAGCCTACAGCTGAAACAAATGGCTCCAGACATCCAGTTAAGCCTTTGCCCCAGTCCTACTTGTTGGGCGTGGTCGCATGGGCTGTGTAGCATGACTGTCGTCTGTCAGACTTGA